Proteins encoded by one window of Bacillales bacterium:
- a CDS encoding CdaR family protein produces MDKLLKNNWFVKIISFLIAVLLYANVVTNEPAGLFQFDQKETGGAEVHNNLLYIDLTAKYDDQKFIVSGLPEKVTVQLRGSKDSILKTTLANGHKAFVDLRGLGPGIHEVNVKTTGFDDGMVVTVVPKTIEVKIQKKETKTLPVQIDLINESKVKDGYEIGEPIVSPSQVEVTGPKALVDKVSFVEGLVDVKGKSETVEATAALSAYDAEGNEVNVTINPAVVQVKVPITAASKNVEIQLKPKGSLPDGLTIQSIDKKPAQVTLFGPEKVLEDLSYIEVPFDLSGIQDDQTIQVKIPVPDGVSKVSPEQLTLTIDVAKKVSKTFQDIFVDVTGKSEGLTYTLEKPDDGLVDVTLTGPKETVGSVDPDQIEVYIDVSNLAPGEHTVPVQVVSLKNHVEGSADPKQAKVQVSSKE; encoded by the coding sequence ATGGATAAGTTGCTCAAAAACAATTGGTTCGTTAAAATCATTTCTTTCCTGATCGCCGTTTTATTATATGCAAACGTGGTTACCAACGAACCTGCGGGGCTGTTTCAATTCGATCAGAAAGAGACCGGCGGAGCGGAGGTCCACAACAATTTGTTGTATATTGACCTAACCGCTAAATACGATGATCAGAAATTCATCGTTTCCGGATTGCCCGAGAAAGTGACGGTTCAATTGAGAGGTTCTAAAGATTCAATTTTGAAAACGACTTTGGCTAACGGACACAAAGCGTTCGTCGACCTTCGCGGACTCGGTCCCGGCATCCATGAGGTCAACGTCAAAACGACCGGCTTTGACGACGGAATGGTCGTGACTGTCGTCCCGAAAACGATAGAAGTAAAGATTCAAAAGAAAGAAACGAAAACGCTGCCGGTGCAGATCGATTTAATTAACGAAAGCAAGGTGAAAGACGGGTACGAAATCGGAGAACCGATCGTCTCGCCGTCACAAGTCGAAGTGACGGGTCCGAAAGCGCTCGTCGACAAAGTTTCGTTTGTCGAAGGACTCGTTGACGTGAAGGGAAAAAGCGAAACGGTGGAAGCGACTGCGGCACTAAGCGCTTACGATGCCGAAGGAAATGAAGTGAATGTGACGATCAATCCTGCGGTCGTACAAGTAAAAGTCCCAATAACGGCGGCTTCGAAGAACGTCGAGATTCAACTGAAACCGAAAGGGAGCCTTCCTGACGGTTTAACCATCCAGTCGATCGATAAAAAACCGGCGCAAGTGACATTGTTCGGACCGGAAAAGGTTCTGGAAGACCTTTCATACATCGAGGTGCCGTTCGACTTGTCAGGCATTCAAGACGATCAAACGATACAGGTCAAAATTCCCGTCCCTGACGGCGTCAGCAAGGTTTCGCCGGAACAATTGACGTTGACGATTGATGTCGCAAAGAAAGTCTCGAAGACGTTTCAGGACATCTTTGTCGACGTCACCGGCAAATCGGAAGGGCTGACTTATACACTTGAAAAGCCGGATGACGGTCTCGTCGACGTGACGTTGACCGGTCCGAAAGAAACGGTCGGTTCGGTCGATCCGGACCAAATTGAAGTGTACATAGACGTCAGTAATCTGGCGCCGGGGGAACATACGGTACCGGTTCAAGTGGTTTCGTTGAAAAACCACGTTGAAGGAAGCGCGGACCCCAAACAAGCGAAGGTTCAAGTTTCCAGCAAAGAATGA
- the glmM gene encoding phosphoglucosamine mutase, translated as MKKYFGTDGVRGIANTELTPELAFKLGRVGGYCLTRETEKPKVLVGRDTRISGHMLESALVAGLLSIGAEVMRLGVISTPGVAYLTRALDAQAGVMISASHNPVEDNGIKFFGSDGFKLTDEQQEEMEALLTKDVDDLPRPIGHDLGNVSDYFEGAQKYMQFLKQTIDVDDFSGLHVALDCAHGATSSHGPYVFADLEADLSTMGATPNGLNINDGVGSTKPEALVDFVIEKQADVGLAFDGDGDRLIAVDEKGNIVDGDQIMFICAKYLKQQGRLKYDTVVTTVMSNLGFYKALESEGIQYVQTPVGDRYVMEEMRKNHFVLGGEQSGHIIFLEHTTTGDGMLCALQLVNIMKATEKPLSELAAEMEKYPQCLSNVKVIDKTAVVTNAVVQEAIDEVEQEMNGEGRILVRPSGTEPLVRVMAEAETQELCQTYVDRVAKVIEEQLGTV; from the coding sequence ATGAAGAAGTATTTCGGTACGGACGGCGTAAGGGGGATTGCCAATACAGAGCTTACGCCGGAATTGGCGTTTAAGCTCGGGAGAGTTGGCGGTTACTGCTTGACGCGGGAAACGGAAAAACCGAAGGTGCTCGTTGGAAGGGATACGAGAATCTCCGGACACATGCTCGAATCCGCGCTTGTCGCCGGCTTGCTCTCGATTGGTGCTGAGGTGATGCGCTTAGGCGTCATTTCCACTCCCGGCGTGGCTTACTTGACTAGAGCATTGGATGCCCAGGCGGGCGTCATGATTTCCGCTTCTCATAACCCAGTCGAAGACAACGGGATTAAATTTTTCGGAAGCGACGGGTTTAAACTGACTGATGAACAGCAGGAAGAAATGGAAGCGTTGTTGACGAAAGATGTGGACGATTTGCCGCGGCCGATCGGCCATGACCTCGGCAATGTGAGTGATTATTTCGAAGGCGCGCAGAAATATATGCAGTTTCTCAAACAAACGATTGACGTGGACGACTTTTCCGGCCTGCATGTCGCGTTGGATTGCGCGCACGGTGCGACCTCTTCGCATGGTCCTTACGTTTTCGCCGATTTAGAGGCGGATTTATCGACAATGGGCGCAACGCCGAACGGGCTCAACATCAATGACGGCGTCGGTTCAACGAAACCGGAAGCGCTCGTGGATTTCGTCATTGAAAAGCAAGCGGACGTCGGACTTGCCTTTGACGGCGACGGTGATCGCTTGATTGCTGTCGACGAAAAAGGCAACATCGTCGACGGCGACCAAATCATGTTCATTTGCGCGAAATATTTGAAACAGCAGGGGCGCTTGAAATACGACACCGTCGTAACGACAGTGATGAGCAATCTCGGTTTTTACAAAGCGCTCGAATCCGAAGGGATTCAATACGTGCAAACGCCGGTGGGCGACCGTTACGTGATGGAAGAGATGCGCAAGAATCATTTTGTCCTCGGCGGCGAACAGTCCGGGCACATCATTTTCTTGGAGCATACGACAACCGGCGACGGCATGCTGTGTGCATTGCAGCTTGTCAACATCATGAAAGCAACGGAGAAGCCGCTTTCTGAGTTGGCGGCGGAGATGGAGAAGTATCCGCAATGCCTTTCTAATGTGAAAGTGATCGACAAAACGGCGGTCGTTACGAACGCCGTCGTACAGGAAGCGATCGATGAAGTCGAGCAGGAGATGAATGGCGAGGGCCGCATTCTCGTACGCCCTTCAGGCACTGAACCGCTTGTCCGCGTAATGGCGGAGGCAGAGACGCAAGAGCTTTGCCAGACGTATGTCGATCGTGTGGCGAAGGTGATTGAGGAACAGTTGGGAACGGTTTAA
- the glmS gene encoding glutamine--fructose-6-phosphate transaminase (isomerizing), translating into MCGIVGYIGTKDAKEILLRGLEKLEYRGYDSAGIAVVGNEATHVFKEKGRIAAVRAIVDDRAAASMGIGHTRWATHGAPSKENAHPHQSTTKRFTLVHNGVIENYVRLKREYLAHVELESETDTEVIVQLIEKFSNDGMSTDQAFRKTLSLLEGSYALALLDREDNESIFVGKNKSPLLVGVGDGENVVASDAMAMLQVTDRFVELMDQESVHVTRGGIEIKKLNGDKVEREPFTAELDAGDIEKGTYPHYMLKEIDEQPAVIRRLISEYQDENGRLKLPQDVRDAMRDTDRIYIIACGTSYHAGLIGKQLIEKTAGIPVEAHIASEFSYNMPLLSEKPLFVFISQSGETADSRSVLVQVKQRGYKALTITNVAGSTLSREADHTLLLHAGPEIAVASTKAYTAQIAVLAILAVDTALAKGLQLSFDPIKELSIVANAMEALIDQKEEMEQVARDFMATTRNCFFIGRAIDYYVCLEGALKLKEISYIQAEGFAGGELKHGTIALIEEGTPVVALATQPQVNGSIRGNVKEVHARGANPCVISLSDLEEEGDSIVLPHVHEYLTPLVSVVPLQLIAYYAALHRDCDVDKPRNLAKSVTVE; encoded by the coding sequence ATGTGCGGAATCGTAGGTTATATCGGAACGAAAGATGCGAAAGAAATTTTGTTGCGCGGATTGGAGAAGCTCGAATATCGAGGGTATGACTCGGCTGGGATCGCTGTGGTCGGAAATGAAGCTACACACGTGTTCAAAGAGAAAGGGAGGATCGCGGCGGTAAGGGCAATTGTCGACGACCGAGCTGCCGCGAGCATGGGCATCGGCCATACGCGGTGGGCGACACACGGTGCGCCAAGCAAAGAAAACGCCCACCCTCATCAAAGTACGACCAAGCGATTTACACTCGTTCACAACGGCGTAATCGAAAACTATGTGCGCCTGAAACGGGAATATTTAGCCCATGTCGAGCTTGAGAGTGAAACGGATACGGAAGTGATCGTGCAGCTCATCGAGAAGTTTTCGAACGACGGCATGAGCACCGACCAAGCTTTTCGGAAAACGCTGTCGTTGCTTGAAGGCTCCTATGCTTTGGCTTTGTTGGACCGCGAAGACAACGAATCGATTTTCGTTGGAAAAAATAAAAGCCCATTGCTTGTCGGCGTTGGCGACGGCGAAAATGTCGTGGCAAGCGACGCGATGGCGATGCTTCAAGTGACGGATCGGTTCGTTGAGCTGATGGATCAAGAGTCTGTTCACGTCACGCGCGGCGGCATTGAGATCAAGAAACTCAACGGCGATAAAGTCGAACGTGAGCCGTTTACGGCAGAATTGGATGCCGGCGACATTGAAAAAGGCACGTATCCGCATTACATGTTGAAGGAAATCGACGAGCAACCAGCGGTTATTCGCCGTCTCATTTCCGAATACCAAGACGAGAACGGCCGCTTGAAGCTTCCGCAAGACGTTCGTGATGCGATGCGGGATACCGACCGGATTTACATTATCGCCTGCGGCACGAGCTACCATGCCGGTCTGATTGGCAAGCAGCTCATCGAAAAGACGGCAGGCATTCCGGTGGAGGCCCACATCGCGAGCGAATTCTCTTACAACATGCCGCTTCTGTCGGAGAAACCGCTGTTCGTTTTCATCTCGCAAAGCGGCGAAACGGCCGACAGCCGTTCCGTCCTCGTGCAAGTGAAACAACGCGGCTACAAAGCCTTGACGATCACAAACGTAGCCGGCTCAACATTGTCCCGTGAAGCGGACCACACATTGCTTTTGCACGCCGGTCCGGAAATCGCCGTCGCCTCAACGAAAGCCTATACCGCGCAAATCGCCGTGTTGGCCATTTTGGCGGTCGATACCGCCCTTGCGAAAGGCTTGCAGCTCTCTTTCGATCCAATCAAGGAGCTAAGCATCGTCGCCAACGCGATGGAAGCGCTCATCGACCAGAAAGAAGAAATGGAGCAAGTCGCTCGCGACTTCATGGCGACGACGCGCAACTGCTTCTTCATCGGCCGTGCCATCGACTACTACGTCTGTCTTGAAGGCGCCTTGAAGCTGAAGGAGATTTCCTACATTCAAGCCGAAGGCTTCGCCGGCGGCGAACTGAAGCACGGTACAATCGCGCTCATTGAAGAAGGCACGCCGGTCGTCGCGCTCGCGACGCAGCCGCAAGTAAACGGCAGCATTCGCGGCAACGTGAAAGAAGTGCACGCCCGCGGCGCCAACCCTTGCGTCATCAGCCTTTCCGATCTCGAAGAGGAAGGCGACAGCATCGTTCTTCCGCACGTCCATGAATACTTGACACCGCTTGTTTCGGTTGTCCCGCTGCAGCTGATCGCTTATTATGCTGCACTCCACCGCGACTGTGACGTCGATAAGCCAAGAAACTTGGCGAAGAGCGTTACTGTGGAGTAG